From a single Kryptolebias marmoratus isolate JLee-2015 linkage group LG17, ASM164957v2, whole genome shotgun sequence genomic region:
- the si:ch211-183d21.3 gene encoding serine/threonine-protein kinase SBK1, with the protein MQDHGGERQVASSLPHSVKTSLSLSPSGPGRAGSGGGSPTSKTSYCGGVPVEDMQALAITSLSAADVAKQYEHIRELGKGTYGKVDLVAHRTQGNKIALKFVTKNKTKLKSFLREYSLTGSLSCSPFIIKVLDVLFETEDSYVFGQEYAPAGDLFDIIPPQVGLPEEMVKRCMQQLGLALDFMHSKSLVHRDVKPENVLLFDRECRRIKLADFGMTRRVGCRVKRVSGTIPYTAPEVCRANRSDGFLVTTSLDVWAFGVLVFCMLTGNFPWEAALPADAFYEEFRRWQKAGCPVGTYPSQWRRFTDDALRMFQRLLAAEPEKRCGVKDVFCFIKYELVSELRRRASYRAKRGERSSSGVCTGSCTASLSSRSSHRHPDPSTPPGTSCLRPAPLKRSVLSDPLSPREESGQHQSPGRDKNKSQMVMATAIEICV; encoded by the exons cctGCCACATAGTGTCAAGACGAGCCTGTCTCTTTCTCCGTCTGGGCCAGGACGGGCAGGCAGCGGCGGAGGGTCCCCTACATCCAAGACGAGCTACTGCGGAGGGGTCCCGGTGGAGGACATGCAGGCGCTGGCCATCACCTCCCTGTCTGCAGCAGATGTAGCCAAACAGTACGAGCACATCCGCGAGCTGGGGAAGGGCACGTATGGCAAGGTGGACCTGGTGGCCCACAGGACACAGG GCAACAAGATAGCACTGAAGTTTGTCACCAAGAACAAGACGAAGCTCAAAAGTTTCCTGCGAGAATACAGTTTAACAGGCTCGCTGAGCTGCAGCCCTTTCATCATCAAAGTCCTCGACGTGCTTTTCGAGACTGAGGACAGCTACGTGTTCGGACAAGAATACGCCCCCGCCGGAGACCTTTTTGATATCATACCGCCACAG gtGGGTCTGCCTGAGGAAATGGTCAAACGCTGCATGCAACAGCTAGGCTTGGCCCTGGACTTTATGCACAGTAAAAGTTTGGTGCATCGAGATGTCAAACCGGAGAATGTGCTGTTGTTTGACCGTGAATGCCGCCGCATCAAGTTGGCTGACTTTGGCATGACCCGACGGGTAGGCTGCCGGGTGAAACGGGTGAGTGGCACCATCCCCTACACGGCACCGGAGGTGTGCCGAGCTAACCGCTCGGACGGCTTTCTTGTGACGACCAGTTTGGATGTGTGGGCGTTTGGCGTGTTGGTTTTCTGCATGCTGACGGGTAATTTCCCCTGGGAGGCGGCGTTGCCGGCCGACGCCTTCTACGAGGAGTTTCGCCGCTGGCAGAAGGCAGGTTGCCCAGTGGGGACGTACCCATCTCAGTGGCGCCGCTTCACAGATGACGCGTTGCGCATGTTCCAGAGGCTGCTCGCTGCCGAGCCGGAAAAACGCTGTGGCGTCAAGGACGTGTTCTGCTTCATCAAGTATGAGCTGGTCAGCGAGCTCAGGCGCAGAGCCTCTTACCGGGCAAAAAGAGGCGAGAGATCAAGCTCAGGAGTGTGCACCGGCAGCTGCACGGCTTCCTTGTCATCACGTTCTTCCCACAGACACCCTGACCCGTCCACCCCTCCAGGAACATCCTGCCTGCGCCCAGCGCCTCTTAAACGTAGCGTCCTCTCCGACCCGCTGTCTCCCAGAGAAGAGTCCGGACAGCATCAATCTCCAGGCCGAGACAAGAACAAAAGCCAGATGGTGATGGCAACAGCCATAGAAATCTGTGTGTGA